A region from the Lemur catta isolate mLemCat1 chromosome 7, mLemCat1.pri, whole genome shotgun sequence genome encodes:
- the LOC123642714 gene encoding LOW QUALITY PROTEIN: olfactory receptor 6Q1 (The sequence of the model RefSeq protein was modified relative to this genomic sequence to represent the inferred CDS: inserted 1 base in 1 codon), whose amino-acid sequence MQPDTKNWTQVTEFVMVGFAEVHEARFLFLTLFLTMYLFTLVENLAIILVVGLDHQLRRPMYFFLTHLSCLEIWYTSITVPKMLAGFIGMDEGKNISYAGCLSQLFLFTFLGATECFLLAAMXYDRYVAICLLLRYAALVSWGSCFRLAAACWLVGFLTPILPIYLMSRLVFCGPNVIDHFFCDASPLLALSCSDVTLKEMVDFLVSLAVLLASSTVIAVSYANIVWTLLHIRSAAERRKAFSTCAAHLTVVSLFYGTLFFIYVRTKVTSSTSFNKVVSVFYSIVTPMLNPLIYSLWNKEVKGALGRVFSFKSWKGQ is encoded by the exons ATGCAGCCAGATACCAAAAACTGGACCCAGGTAACAGAGTTTGTCATGGTGGGCTTTGCTGAGGTGCATGAAGCACGCTTCCTCTTCCTCACACTCTTCCTCACCATGTACCTGTTCACCCTGGTGGAGAACTTGGCCATCATCTTAGTGGTGGGCTTGGACCACCAGCTACGGAGACCCATGTATTTCTTCCTGACACACCTGTCCTGCCTTGAAATCTGGTATACCTCCATCACAGTGCCCAAGATGCTGGCTGGTTTTATTGGGATGGATGAGGGAAAGAATATCTCCTATGCTGGCTGCCTGTCCCAGCTCTTCCTTTTCACCTTCCTCGGGGCAACTGAGTGCTTCCTACTGGCCGCCA CCTACGATCGCTATGTGGCCATTTGCCTGCTGCTCCGCTATGCAGCCTTGGTGTCCTGGGGCTCCTGCTTCCGTCTGGCGGCTGCCTGTTGGCTGGTAGGCTTCCTGACACCCATTCTGCCCATCTACCTCATGTCTCGACTGGTATTTTGTGGCCCAAATGTCATCGACCACTTCTTCTGTGATGCCTCACCCCTGCTAGCCTTGTCTTGCTCGGATGTCACCCTGAAGGAGATGGTGGATTTCCTGGTATCCCTGGCTGTGCTCCTGGCCTCCTCCACGGTCATTGCTGTGTCCTACGCCAACATCGTCTGGACGCTGCTGCACATCCGCTCGGCTGCTGAGCGCCGGAAGGCTTTCTCCACCTGTGCAGCTCACCTGACTGTGGTGAGCCTCTTTTACGGCActcttttcttcatatatgtCAGGACCAAGGTGACCTCCTCCACCAGCTTCAACAAAGTGGTGTCCGTCTTCTACTCCATTGTCACGCCCATGCTCAACCCTCTCATCTACAGTCTTTGGAACAAGGAGGTGAAGGGAGCTCTGGGTCGAGTCTTTTCTTTCAAGTCTTGGAAGGGACAGTGA